A portion of the Diceros bicornis minor isolate mBicDic1 chromosome 20, mDicBic1.mat.cur, whole genome shotgun sequence genome contains these proteins:
- the MRPS30 gene encoding large ribosomal subunit protein mL65 isoform X2: MAAARCWRLVLRSPGLSLHTAAGAAVAAPEVTGPDVAAAAVARYPPIVASLKAKSQAARQRRVERWQAMVHAAESVDEKLRILTKMQFMKYVVYPQTFALNADRWYQGFTKTVFLSGLPPPPPAEPAPAPAPTLDLAALRAAACDCLLQEHFFLRRKGRAPLYQEREAIASPFLDQLVAALMGLLSVHNPVLAAAAALDCKRPVDFYWLRGEEIIPRGHRKGRVDALRYQINDKPHNQIRISKQLPEFVPLDYSVPVEIPVMNCKPDKLPLFKRQYENTVFIGSKTADPYCYGHTQFHLLPDKLKRERLLKKNCADQIEVVFRANAIASLFAWTGAQAMYQGFWSEADVTRPFVSQGVITDGKYFSFFCYQLNTLALTAQADQNNPRKNICWGTQSKPLYETIEDNNVKGFNDDVLLQLVHLLLNRPKEDKSQLSEN, encoded by the exons ATGGCGGCGGCCAGGTGTTGGAGGCTTGTGCTCCGCAGTCCGGGGCTGTCATTGCACACCGCGGCCGGGGCCGCTGTCGCGGCTCCAGAAGTGACCGGCCCAGATGTCGCGGCGGCCGCTGTCGCGCGGTACCCGCCGATTGTGGCCTCCCTGAAGGCGAAAAGCCAGGCGGCACGGCAGCGGCGAGTGGAGCGGTGGCAGGCGATGGTGCACGCGGCCGAGTCGGTGGACGAGAAGCTGCGAATCCTCACGAAGATGCAGTTCATGAAGTACGTAGTTTACCCGCAGACCTTCGCCCTGAACGCCGACCGCTGGTACCAGGGCTTCACCAAGACCGTATTCCTGTCGggcctgccgccgccgccgcccgccgagcccgcgcccgcgcccgcgccgaCCCTGGACCTGGCGGCCCTGCGCGCCGCCGCGTGTGACTGCCTTCTGCAGGAGCACTTCTTCCTGCGGCGCAAGGGGCGCGCGCCCCTCTACCAGGAACGGGAGGCCATCGCCTCGCCCTTCCTGGATCAGCTGGTGGCCGCCCTCATGGGCCTGCTCAGCGTGCACAATCCGGTCCTggctgccgccgccgccctcg ATTGTAAACGCCCAGTTGACTTTTACTGGCTGCGTGGTGAAGAAATTATTCCTCGTGGTCATCGGAAAGGTCGGGTTGATGCTTTGCGATACCAAATAAATGATAAACCACACAACCAGATTCGAATATCCAAACAACTGCCAGAG tttgtgCCGCTGGATTATTCTGTACCTGTAGAAATCCCTGTTATGAATTGTAAGCCAGACAAACTTCCATTATTCAAACGGCAGTATGAAAATACCGTATTTATTG GCTCAAAGACAGCAGATCCATACTGTTATGGACATACCCAGTTTCATCTGTTACCTGACAAATTAAAAAGGGAAAGGCTTTTGAAAAAAAACTGTGCAGATCAGATAGAAGTTGTTTTTAGAGCTAATGCTATTGCAAGCCTTTTTGCTTGGACTGGAGCGCAAGCTATGTATCAAG GATTCTGGAGCGAAGCAGATGTTACTCGACCTTTTGTCTCCCAGGGCGTCATCACAGATGgaaaatacttttcatttttctgctaCCAGTTAAATACTTTGGCACTGACTGCACAGGCTGATCAAAATAACCCTCGTAAAAATATATGTTGGGGGACACAGAGTAAGCCTCTTTATGAAACAATCGAAGATAATAATGTGAAAGGTTTTAATGATGATGTTCTACTTCAGTTGGTTCACTTGCTACTGAATAGACCAAAAGAAGACAAATCACAGCTGTcggaaaactaa
- the MRPS30 gene encoding large ribosomal subunit protein mL65 isoform X1, translated as MAAARCWRLVLRSPGLSLHTAAGAAVAAPEVTGPDVAAAAVARYPPIVASLKAKSQAARQRRVERWQAMVHAAESVDEKLRILTKMQFMKYVVYPQTFALNADRWYQGFTKTVFLSGLPPPPPAEPAPAPAPTLDLAALRAAACDCLLQEHFFLRRKGRAPLYQEREAIASPFLDQLVAALMGLLSVHNPVLAAAAALDCKRPVDFYWLRGEEIIPRGHRKGRVDALRYQINDKPHNQIRISKQLPEFVPLDYSVPVEIPVMNCKPDKLPLFKRQYENTVFIGSKTADPYCYGHTQFHLLPDKLKRERLLKKNCADQIEVVFRANAIASLFAWTGAQAMYQAQLSSTGFWSEADVTRPFVSQGVITDGKYFSFFCYQLNTLALTAQADQNNPRKNICWGTQSKPLYETIEDNNVKGFNDDVLLQLVHLLLNRPKEDKSQLSEN; from the exons ATGGCGGCGGCCAGGTGTTGGAGGCTTGTGCTCCGCAGTCCGGGGCTGTCATTGCACACCGCGGCCGGGGCCGCTGTCGCGGCTCCAGAAGTGACCGGCCCAGATGTCGCGGCGGCCGCTGTCGCGCGGTACCCGCCGATTGTGGCCTCCCTGAAGGCGAAAAGCCAGGCGGCACGGCAGCGGCGAGTGGAGCGGTGGCAGGCGATGGTGCACGCGGCCGAGTCGGTGGACGAGAAGCTGCGAATCCTCACGAAGATGCAGTTCATGAAGTACGTAGTTTACCCGCAGACCTTCGCCCTGAACGCCGACCGCTGGTACCAGGGCTTCACCAAGACCGTATTCCTGTCGggcctgccgccgccgccgcccgccgagcccgcgcccgcgcccgcgccgaCCCTGGACCTGGCGGCCCTGCGCGCCGCCGCGTGTGACTGCCTTCTGCAGGAGCACTTCTTCCTGCGGCGCAAGGGGCGCGCGCCCCTCTACCAGGAACGGGAGGCCATCGCCTCGCCCTTCCTGGATCAGCTGGTGGCCGCCCTCATGGGCCTGCTCAGCGTGCACAATCCGGTCCTggctgccgccgccgccctcg ATTGTAAACGCCCAGTTGACTTTTACTGGCTGCGTGGTGAAGAAATTATTCCTCGTGGTCATCGGAAAGGTCGGGTTGATGCTTTGCGATACCAAATAAATGATAAACCACACAACCAGATTCGAATATCCAAACAACTGCCAGAG tttgtgCCGCTGGATTATTCTGTACCTGTAGAAATCCCTGTTATGAATTGTAAGCCAGACAAACTTCCATTATTCAAACGGCAGTATGAAAATACCGTATTTATTG GCTCAAAGACAGCAGATCCATACTGTTATGGACATACCCAGTTTCATCTGTTACCTGACAAATTAAAAAGGGAAAGGCTTTTGAAAAAAAACTGTGCAGATCAGATAGAAGTTGTTTTTAGAGCTAATGCTATTGCAAGCCTTTTTGCTTGGACTGGAGCGCAAGCTATGTATCAAG CACAACTCTCTTCTACAGGATTCTGGAGCGAAGCAGATGTTACTCGACCTTTTGTCTCCCAGGGCGTCATCACAGATGgaaaatacttttcatttttctgctaCCAGTTAAATACTTTGGCACTGACTGCACAGGCTGATCAAAATAACCCTCGTAAAAATATATGTTGGGGGACACAGAGTAAGCCTCTTTATGAAACAATCGAAGATAATAATGTGAAAGGTTTTAATGATGATGTTCTACTTCAGTTGGTTCACTTGCTACTGAATAGACCAAAAGAAGACAAATCACAGCTGTcggaaaactaa